In Rhizobium glycinendophyticum, a single window of DNA contains:
- a CDS encoding transglutaminase family protein: MLYDLSLHIGYRYEVPASGAHHMLRLLPLSLPDRQRLIAGAVTVTPEPDELATFEDFFHHTTRHAILRAPHEKLDIRMQARVMVQALPVPADFSPILDRLPQELAETWTLDAESPHHFLGTSPRLPRDKEIAAYARKELKPSLTVRQIAEQLCARIHRDFRYDPEATTVDTTPAEAFTKKRGVCQDFSHVMIVALRSLGIPAGYVSGFLRTIPPPGKERLEGADAMHAWVRVWCGKLTGWMEFDPTNNIPAGTDHIVVGYGRDYSDVAPVIGVLKSYGSHKTDQSVDVIPVKQ, from the coding sequence ATGCTGTACGATCTCTCGCTCCACATCGGTTACAGATACGAGGTCCCGGCATCGGGCGCGCATCACATGCTGCGCCTCCTGCCGCTCTCGCTGCCAGACCGCCAACGCCTGATCGCCGGCGCTGTCACCGTCACTCCCGAACCGGACGAACTCGCGACTTTCGAGGATTTCTTCCACCACACGACCCGCCACGCGATCCTCCGCGCGCCGCACGAGAAGCTCGACATCCGCATGCAGGCGCGTGTGATGGTTCAGGCTCTCCCAGTCCCCGCCGACTTCTCCCCGATCCTTGATCGGCTGCCGCAGGAACTCGCCGAGACCTGGACGCTCGACGCGGAATCCCCGCATCATTTTCTGGGCACGAGCCCCCGCCTGCCGCGCGACAAAGAGATTGCCGCCTATGCCCGCAAAGAGCTGAAACCAAGCCTGACGGTGCGCCAGATCGCCGAACAGCTCTGTGCCCGCATCCATCGCGACTTCAGATACGATCCCGAGGCGACCACCGTCGATACGACACCCGCCGAGGCCTTCACCAAGAAGCGCGGCGTCTGCCAGGACTTCTCTCACGTGATGATCGTGGCGCTGCGCAGCCTTGGCATTCCCGCAGGCTATGTCAGCGGTTTCCTGCGCACCATCCCGCCGCCGGGCAAGGAACGCCTCGAAGGGGCCGATGCCATGCATGCCTGGGTGCGCGTCTGGTGCGGCAAGCTGACCGGCTGGATGGAATTCGACCCGACCAACAACATCCCCGCCGGCACCGACCATATCGTCGTCGGCTATGGCCGCGACTACTCGGATGTTGCTCCGGTAATCGGCGTACTGAAGAGCTACGGCAGCCACAAGACTGATCAATCTGTCGATGTAATCCCAGTGAAGCAGTAA
- the glgB gene encoding 1,4-alpha-glucan branching protein GlgB, giving the protein MAKSPKKNGVDPKPDTPSADEIEAIINGTHGDPFAFIGLQQHDGGFVARCFIPGAETVTAHTLSGEAIGELTQRHEAGFFSGIVSATSLQPIRYRATRGDDEWMVTDPYSFWPILGPMDDYFIREGSHLRLFDKMGAHPIRHQGVDGFHFAVWAPNARRVSVVGDFNDWDGRRHVMRLRRDTGIWEIFAPDVRSGASYKFEIIGPHGELLPLKADPYARRAEMRPKNASVTTGELEQIWDDDAHRKHWASIDQRRQPVSIYEVHAGSWQRRDDGSMLTWDEMAERLIPYCVDMGFTHIEFMPIAEHPYDPSWGYQTTGLYAPTARFGEPEGFARFVNGCHKVGLGVILDWVPAHFPTDAHGLRHFDGTALYEHADPRQGFHPDWNTAIYNFGRLEVLSYLINNALYWAEKFHIDGLRVDAVASMLYLDYSRKEGEWIPNEYGGRENLEAVRFLQQMNHHVYGSHPGIMTIAEESTSWPKVSQPVHEGGLGFGFKWNMGFMHDTLSYFARDPIYRKHHHSELTFGLLYAFSENFVLPISHDEVVHGKGSMIAKMPGDDWQKFANLRAYYGLMWGHPGKKLLFMGQEFAQWGEWSEERSLDWNLLAYAPHEGMRRLVRDLNFTYRSKPALHARDCEGEGFEWIIGDDQDNSVFAWLRKAPGEKPIAVICNLTPNFHERYELSLPAAGRWREILNTDAEIYGGSGKGNGGRVEAHATGGEWAKAGLTLPPLAVIMLELEQ; this is encoded by the coding sequence ATGGCAAAATCGCCGAAGAAGAACGGTGTCGACCCCAAGCCGGATACACCGTCGGCGGACGAAATTGAGGCAATCATCAACGGCACGCATGGTGACCCCTTCGCCTTTATCGGCCTACAGCAGCATGACGGCGGATTCGTCGCCCGCTGTTTCATTCCGGGGGCCGAGACAGTCACCGCCCATACCCTGTCGGGTGAGGCGATCGGCGAACTGACGCAGCGTCACGAGGCAGGCTTCTTTTCCGGAATCGTCAGCGCCACGTCCCTGCAGCCGATCCGCTACCGCGCCACTCGGGGTGACGATGAATGGATGGTCACGGACCCCTACAGCTTTTGGCCCATTCTGGGCCCAATGGATGACTACTTCATCCGAGAAGGCTCTCATCTCAGGCTCTTCGACAAGATGGGCGCCCATCCGATCAGGCATCAGGGCGTGGATGGTTTTCACTTCGCCGTCTGGGCTCCGAACGCCCGCCGGGTATCCGTCGTCGGCGACTTCAACGACTGGGACGGCCGTCGCCACGTGATGCGGCTTCGCCGCGACACCGGCATCTGGGAGATCTTTGCCCCGGACGTTCGCTCGGGCGCCAGCTACAAGTTCGAGATCATCGGCCCGCATGGCGAACTGTTGCCGCTGAAGGCTGACCCTTACGCACGCCGCGCCGAGATGCGCCCAAAGAATGCCTCGGTGACGACAGGTGAACTGGAGCAGATCTGGGACGACGATGCCCATCGCAAGCACTGGGCGAGCATCGACCAGCGACGTCAGCCGGTGTCGATTTATGAAGTCCATGCCGGGTCCTGGCAACGGCGTGACGATGGCTCGATGCTGACCTGGGACGAGATGGCCGAGCGCCTGATCCCTTACTGCGTCGACATGGGCTTCACTCATATCGAATTCATGCCGATCGCAGAGCACCCCTATGACCCCTCCTGGGGCTACCAGACGACGGGGCTCTACGCGCCGACAGCGCGTTTCGGTGAACCGGAAGGGTTCGCCCGCTTCGTCAATGGCTGCCACAAGGTTGGCCTCGGCGTCATCCTCGATTGGGTCCCGGCGCACTTTCCGACCGACGCGCATGGACTTCGTCACTTCGATGGGACGGCACTCTACGAACATGCCGACCCTCGCCAGGGCTTCCACCCGGACTGGAACACGGCGATCTATAATTTCGGTCGCCTGGAAGTCCTGTCCTACCTGATCAACAACGCTCTCTACTGGGCGGAAAAATTCCACATCGACGGCCTGCGCGTGGATGCGGTCGCGTCGATGCTCTACCTCGACTACTCCCGCAAGGAAGGCGAGTGGATCCCCAATGAATATGGTGGGCGGGAAAACCTGGAGGCGGTCCGCTTCCTCCAGCAGATGAACCACCATGTTTATGGCAGCCACCCGGGCATCATGACCATCGCCGAAGAGAGCACTTCGTGGCCCAAGGTCTCGCAGCCTGTGCATGAAGGCGGTCTCGGCTTCGGCTTCAAGTGGAACATGGGCTTTATGCATGACACGCTGAGCTATTTCGCTCGGGACCCGATCTACCGGAAACACCATCACAGCGAACTGACCTTCGGCCTGCTCTATGCCTTCTCGGAAAACTTCGTGCTGCCGATTTCTCACGACGAAGTGGTACATGGCAAAGGCTCGATGATCGCCAAGATGCCCGGCGATGACTGGCAGAAATTCGCTAATCTCAGGGCCTATTACGGCCTGATGTGGGGCCATCCAGGCAAGAAGCTCTTGTTCATGGGCCAGGAATTTGCCCAGTGGGGCGAATGGTCGGAAGAGCGTTCACTCGACTGGAACCTGCTAGCCTATGCCCCGCATGAAGGCATGCGCCGGCTGGTCCGGGACTTGAACTTCACCTACCGCTCGAAGCCGGCGCTGCATGCGCGCGATTGCGAGGGTGAAGGCTTCGAATGGATCATCGGAGACGACCAGGACAATTCCGTCTTTGCCTGGCTGCGCAAGGCGCCGGGCGAAAAGCCGATCGCCGTGATCTGCAATCTGACACCGAACTTCCACGAACGCTACGAATTGAGCTTGCCTGCGGCCGGCCGTTGGCGTGAGATACTCAACACCGATGCCGAGATTTATGGCGGCAGCGGCAAGGGCAATGGTGGTCGCGTGGAGGCGCATGCCACGGGAGGCGAATGGGCAAAGGCGGGGCTCACACTGCCGCCGCTCGCCGTGATCATGCTGGAATTGGAACAATAA
- a CDS encoding VWA domain-containing protein, with the protein MARTKTQHSSIFSRLIACRSGNFGMITAFILPVAAAGAGVAMDLNRMIQIKSALQDSTDSAVLAAANALAVKNISDDEAMSLAKKFMASQFYNVVEGKSSIDTNNSSSIDKAAIGSVERTTSTSGKSFDVKLNSSYTMKTNGMTALLGWKEVTIKVSSTARSTTESKNALSMFLVLDRSGSMAEDTTTVNDAQPTKTVYYDCSYYQGRKYISKTCSYQATNYYTKIDSLKLAVASLTTQLNTADPETKYVRTAAVSYNASMQTPTTMAWGTATSLSYVQALTATGGTDSSDAMARAYTDVSSSLEDTAHKNKNGQVPSKFIIFMTDGDNNYSSADTKTKATCDTAKKAGVQIFTVAFMAPSNGQSLLQYCASSTSNYYDAQNATQLVAAFKEIGDKAVQASTRLTN; encoded by the coding sequence ATGGCTAGGACCAAGACACAGCATTCCTCGATCTTCTCACGCCTGATCGCCTGCCGATCCGGCAATTTCGGCATGATCACCGCGTTCATCCTGCCGGTCGCTGCGGCCGGTGCAGGTGTCGCCATGGATTTGAATCGCATGATCCAGATCAAGAGCGCTCTGCAGGACTCGACCGACTCAGCCGTTCTTGCGGCCGCAAACGCACTCGCCGTGAAAAACATCTCGGACGACGAGGCCATGTCCCTCGCAAAGAAGTTCATGGCCTCGCAATTTTACAATGTTGTCGAAGGCAAATCGAGCATCGACACCAACAACTCTTCTTCCATCGACAAGGCGGCCATTGGCAGCGTCGAGCGTACCACGTCGACTTCGGGCAAGAGCTTCGACGTCAAGCTCAACAGTTCCTACACGATGAAGACAAACGGCATGACAGCTCTGCTGGGCTGGAAGGAGGTGACGATCAAGGTCTCCTCCACCGCACGCAGCACGACAGAAAGCAAGAATGCCCTGTCGATGTTCCTCGTGCTCGACCGCTCCGGCTCGATGGCCGAGGACACGACCACGGTCAATGACGCACAGCCGACCAAAACGGTTTACTACGACTGCAGCTATTACCAGGGGAGAAAATACATCTCCAAGACCTGCAGCTATCAGGCGACCAACTACTACACCAAAATCGACTCGCTGAAGCTCGCCGTCGCCAGCCTCACGACACAGCTGAACACGGCGGATCCGGAGACCAAATACGTCCGCACCGCCGCTGTTTCCTACAATGCCAGCATGCAGACGCCAACGACAATGGCGTGGGGCACCGCCACGTCCCTGTCTTATGTGCAGGCGCTGACGGCAACCGGCGGCACCGACTCCTCCGACGCCATGGCGCGGGCTTACACGGATGTCTCGAGCTCTCTGGAAGACACGGCCCATAAGAACAAAAACGGCCAGGTTCCGAGCAAGTTCATCATCTTCATGACCGACGGTGACAACAACTACTCGAGCGCAGACACCAAAACCAAGGCGACCTGCGACACCGCCAAAAAGGCTGGCGTCCAGATCTTCACTGTCGCCTTCATGGCACCGAGCAACGGGCAGTCCTTGCTTCAGTATTGCGCCTCCAGCACGTCCAATTATTACGACGCGCAGAATGCCACGCAGCTTGTCGCCGCTTTCAAGGAAATCGGTGACAAGGCGGTTCAGGCCTCCACCCGCCTGACCAACTGA
- the glgA gene encoding glycogen synthase GlgA produces MKVLSVASELYPLIKTGGLADVAGALPLALAAHGVETRTLIPGYPAVMKAVKAPKKIHEFGSLLDERATLLSARHEGLDLLILDCPQLYERSGGPYLDTHGRDYPDNWKRFAVLSKAGAEIAAGALAGYKPDLVHVHDWQSALVPVYMRYAETAEVPGLLTIHNIAFQGQFAASLFPYLELPGHAFYEALEYYGTLSYLKSGIVTSYAVSTVSPSYADEILTPEFGMGLEGLIASRGADLYGIVNGIDADVWNPATDTLLPAGYSAATLKKRAGNRAALVERFGLDADDGPIFCVISRLTWQKGLDLLPAVIDELVALGGKLAILGSGDSDIEAALQGAAAHNRGRVGMVLGYDEKLSHLMQAGSDVILVPSRFEPCGLTQLYALRYGCIPLVARTGGLADTIIDANEAALAAGVATGVQFSPVTADALRRAIRRTIRLYRDQRLWSQMQKQGMKSDVSWNRSGVTYAELYQRLVSKGQ; encoded by the coding sequence ATGAAGGTCCTTTCGGTCGCTTCCGAACTCTACCCGCTGATCAAGACAGGGGGCCTGGCCGACGTGGCCGGCGCCCTGCCCTTGGCGCTTGCCGCCCACGGGGTGGAGACGAGAACCCTGATCCCGGGCTATCCCGCAGTGATGAAAGCGGTCAAGGCACCGAAAAAGATCCATGAATTCGGAAGCCTGCTGGACGAGCGCGCGACCCTTCTCTCGGCTCGGCACGAGGGGTTGGATCTCCTGATCCTCGACTGCCCGCAACTCTACGAGCGTTCGGGCGGCCCCTATCTCGACACCCATGGCCGCGACTATCCCGACAACTGGAAACGGTTCGCGGTCCTCTCCAAGGCAGGCGCCGAAATCGCCGCAGGTGCGCTGGCGGGTTACAAGCCCGACCTCGTGCACGTGCACGACTGGCAGAGCGCGCTGGTGCCGGTCTACATGCGCTATGCCGAGACCGCGGAAGTGCCGGGCCTCCTCACCATCCACAACATCGCCTTCCAGGGCCAGTTCGCCGCGTCGCTCTTTCCCTATCTCGAACTCCCCGGCCATGCCTTTTACGAAGCGCTCGAATATTACGGCACCCTGAGCTACCTGAAGAGCGGCATCGTGACCTCCTACGCCGTCTCGACCGTCAGCCCCTCTTATGCCGATGAAATCCTGACGCCGGAATTCGGCATGGGGCTCGAAGGGCTGATCGCCAGCCGTGGGGCCGATCTCTATGGCATCGTCAACGGCATCGATGCCGATGTCTGGAACCCTGCGACTGATACGCTCCTGCCCGCCGGCTATTCCGCAGCCACGCTGAAGAAGCGTGCCGGCAACCGCGCGGCCCTCGTCGAGCGGTTCGGCTTGGATGCGGACGATGGTCCGATCTTCTGCGTGATATCGCGGCTGACCTGGCAAAAGGGCCTCGACCTCTTGCCCGCCGTCATCGATGAACTGGTTGCCCTCGGCGGCAAGCTCGCCATCCTCGGCTCCGGCGACAGCGACATCGAGGCAGCGCTGCAGGGAGCAGCGGCCCACAATCGCGGCCGGGTCGGCATGGTGCTTGGCTACGACGAAAAACTCTCGCACCTGATGCAGGCCGGATCTGACGTCATTCTCGTGCCCTCGCGCTTCGAGCCCTGTGGGCTCACCCAGCTCTACGCATTGCGTTACGGCTGTATCCCGCTCGTCGCCCGTACCGGCGGTCTCGCGGATACGATCATCGACGCCAACGAAGCGGCGCTGGCCGCCGGCGTGGCGACCGGCGTGCAATTCTCTCCCGTTACGGCAGACGCGCTGCGTCGCGCCATCCGCCGCACCATCCGGCTCTACCGTGACCAGCGTCTCTGGTCGCAGATGCAGAAGCAGGGCATGAAGTCGGACGTCTCCTGGAACAGGAGCGGCGTGACCTATGCCGAACTCTATCAACGCCTCGTCTCGAAAGGCCAGTAA
- the glgC gene encoding glucose-1-phosphate adenylyltransferase: MTEKRTKSLSRDAMAYVLAGGRGSRLKELTDRRAKPAVYFGGKARIIDFALSNALNSGIRRIGVATQYKAHSLIRHLQLGWNFFRPERNESFDILPASQRVSETQWYEGTADAVYQNADIIESYAPEYMVILAGDHIYKMDYEQMLQQHVDSGAEVTIGCLEVPRMEATGFGVMHVDATDRIIDFVEKPADPPGIPGNPDLALASMGIYVFHTKFLMELLRRDAADPDSSRDFGKDIIPYVVKSGKAVAHRFAQSCVRSDFEREPYWRDVGTIDAYWQANIDLTDIVPELDLYDKSWPIWTYSEITPPAKFVHDDEGRRGSAISSLVSGDCIISGSSLYKSLLFTGVRANSYSRLEGAVVLPKVQVGRHARLTNVVIDHGVVIPEGLIVGEDPEMDAKRFRRSENGICLITQSMIDKLG, from the coding sequence ATGACGGAAAAGAGAACAAAAAGCCTGTCGCGCGATGCCATGGCCTATGTGTTGGCCGGTGGCCGCGGAAGCCGCCTCAAGGAACTGACGGACCGTCGCGCTAAACCCGCCGTCTATTTCGGCGGCAAGGCCCGCATCATCGACTTCGCCCTGTCGAACGCGCTCAATTCCGGCATCCGCCGCATCGGCGTCGCCACTCAGTACAAGGCCCACTCCCTCATCCGCCATCTGCAACTCGGCTGGAACTTCTTCCGTCCCGAGCGTAACGAGAGCTTCGACATCCTGCCCGCCTCGCAGCGCGTTTCGGAAACGCAGTGGTACGAAGGCACGGCCGACGCCGTCTACCAGAATGCCGACATCATCGAATCCTACGCGCCGGAATACATGGTCATCCTCGCCGGCGACCACATCTACAAGATGGACTACGAGCAGATGCTCCAGCAGCACGTGGATTCAGGCGCCGAGGTGACCATCGGCTGCCTGGAAGTGCCGCGTATGGAAGCGACTGGCTTCGGCGTAATGCATGTCGATGCCACCGACCGCATCATCGACTTCGTCGAAAAGCCGGCCGATCCGCCGGGCATTCCCGGGAATCCGGATCTGGCGCTGGCCTCGATGGGCATCTACGTCTTCCACACAAAATTCCTGATGGAACTGCTGCGCCGCGACGCCGCCGATCCGGACTCCAGCCGCGACTTCGGCAAGGACATCATTCCTTACGTCGTGAAGAGCGGCAAGGCTGTCGCCCACCGCTTCGCCCAGTCCTGCGTCCGCTCCGATTTCGAGCGCGAACCCTACTGGCGCGACGTCGGCACGATCGATGCCTATTGGCAGGCCAACATCGACCTGACCGACATCGTCCCCGAGCTCGATCTCTACGACAAGAGCTGGCCGATCTGGACCTATTCCGAGATCACCCCGCCGGCCAAGTTCGTTCATGACGACGAGGGTCGCCGCGGCTCGGCGATTTCCTCGCTCGTCTCCGGCGACTGCATCATCTCCGGCTCCTCGCTCTACAAGAGCCTGCTCTTCACCGGTGTACGTGCCAATTCCTATTCCCGCCTCGAAGGCGCGGTCGTCCTGCCCAAGGTGCAGGTCGGTCGTCATGCGCGCCTCACCAATGTCGTCATCGACCATGGCGTGGTGATCCCGGAAGGGCTGATCGTCGGGGAAGATCCGGAAATGGACGCCAAGCGCTTCCGCCGCAGCGAAAATGGAATTTGCCTCATTACACAGTCGATGATCGACAAACTGGGTTAG
- a CDS encoding glycogen/starch/alpha-glucan phosphorylase gives MIKTLHKADLPLPKRGASDPASLAGEIMDKLTYSIGKDAKVATPHDWLTATILVVRDRIIDTWMESTRATYMNNGKRVYYLSLEFLIGRLLRDAMSNLGLMDDIREALSSLSVEFDVIAGLEPDAALGNGGLGRLAACFMESMATVNIPAYGYGIRYVHGLFRQQMAEGWQVELPESWLAHGNPWEFERRESSYEVGFGGTVETIDAPDGELRYVWKQGERVIATAYDTPAVGWRGERVNTLRLWSAQPIDPILLDAFNAGDHIGALRESNKAESLTRVLYPADATPAGQELRLRQEFFFCSASLQDIVRRHLQQGNTLAQLPEKVAIQLNDTHPAVSVAELMRLLVDVHGVNFDDAWEISSKTFSYTNHTLLPEALESWPVPLFERLLPRHMQLVYAINAKILLDARKNRGFNDQEIRHISLIDESGDRRVRMGNLAFIGSHSINGVSALHTELMKETVFADLHKLYPTRINNKTNGITPRRWLMQCNPDLTNLIKEAIGAEFLDDADKLKALDAFADDASFQEKFAAVKRANKVRLASLVAGRMGIRLDPEAMFDIQIKRIHEYKRQLLNIIETVALFDQIRSHPERDWVPRVKLFAGKAAPSYHNAKLIIKLANDVARVINNDPSVRGLLKVVFVPNYNVSLAEVMVPAADLSEQISTAGMEASGTGNMKFALNGALTIGTLDGANVEMRDHVGEENIVIFGMTADEVGRVRAEGHNPRAAIDASRELQQALSSIASGVFSPDDRDRYAGLMQGIYQHDWFMVAADFDAYAQAQRQVDEIWNGKSGWYSKTICNTARMGWFSSDRTIRQYNADIWRA, from the coding sequence ATGATCAAGACCCTCCATAAAGCCGACCTTCCCCTTCCCAAGCGCGGCGCGTCCGATCCGGCCTCTCTGGCCGGCGAGATCATGGACAAGCTGACCTACAGCATCGGCAAGGACGCGAAGGTCGCCACCCCGCACGACTGGCTGACAGCAACCATCCTCGTCGTGCGCGACCGCATCATCGACACCTGGATGGAATCGACGCGCGCCACTTACATGAACAATGGCAAGCGGGTCTATTATCTGTCGCTGGAATTCCTGATCGGCCGGCTCCTGCGCGATGCCATGTCCAACCTCGGCCTCATGGACGACATTCGCGAGGCGCTGTCCTCGCTGTCCGTCGAATTCGACGTCATTGCCGGCCTTGAACCGGATGCCGCTCTCGGCAATGGTGGCCTCGGCCGCCTCGCCGCCTGCTTCATGGAGAGCATGGCGACCGTGAACATTCCGGCTTATGGTTACGGCATCCGCTATGTGCACGGCCTCTTCCGCCAGCAAATGGCGGAGGGCTGGCAGGTCGAGCTGCCGGAAAGCTGGCTTGCCCATGGCAACCCTTGGGAATTCGAGCGCCGCGAAAGCTCCTACGAAGTCGGCTTCGGCGGCACGGTCGAGACGATCGACGCACCGGATGGCGAACTGCGTTACGTCTGGAAGCAGGGCGAACGTGTCATCGCCACCGCATATGACACGCCGGCTGTCGGCTGGCGCGGCGAGCGGGTGAATACCCTGCGACTGTGGTCTGCCCAGCCGATCGACCCGATCCTGCTCGACGCCTTCAATGCCGGCGACCACATCGGCGCACTGCGCGAGAGCAACAAGGCCGAATCGCTGACCCGCGTGCTCTACCCTGCCGACGCCACGCCGGCCGGTCAGGAACTACGCCTGCGCCAAGAATTCTTTTTCTGTTCCGCCTCGCTGCAGGACATTGTCCGCCGTCACCTGCAGCAGGGCAACACGCTGGCCCAACTGCCGGAAAAGGTGGCAATTCAGTTGAACGACACCCATCCGGCCGTTTCCGTCGCCGAATTGATGCGCCTCCTCGTCGATGTGCATGGGGTCAACTTTGACGACGCCTGGGAGATTTCTTCCAAGACCTTTTCCTACACCAACCACACGCTGCTGCCCGAAGCGCTGGAAAGCTGGCCGGTTCCGCTCTTCGAACGGCTTCTGCCGCGTCACATGCAACTGGTCTACGCGATCAACGCCAAGATCCTGCTCGATGCCCGCAAGAACCGCGGCTTCAACGACCAGGAAATCCGCCACATCTCCCTGATCGACGAAAGCGGCGACCGCCGCGTGCGCATGGGTAACCTCGCCTTTATCGGTTCGCATTCGATCAACGGCGTCTCGGCGCTGCACACCGAACTGATGAAGGAGACGGTCTTTGCCGATCTCCACAAGCTCTACCCGACCCGTATCAACAACAAGACCAACGGGATTACCCCACGCCGCTGGCTGATGCAGTGCAACCCGGATCTGACCAACCTGATCAAGGAAGCGATCGGCGCTGAATTCCTCGATGATGCGGACAAGCTGAAGGCGCTCGACGCCTTCGCAGACGACGCGTCGTTCCAGGAGAAGTTCGCCGCCGTCAAGCGCGCCAACAAGGTGCGTCTGGCAAGCCTTGTCGCCGGCCGTATGGGTATCCGGCTCGATCCGGAGGCGATGTTCGACATCCAGATCAAGCGTATTCACGAATACAAGCGCCAACTCCTCAACATCATCGAGACGGTGGCGCTCTTCGACCAGATCCGTTCTCATCCCGAGCGCGACTGGGTGCCGCGCGTCAAGCTTTTTGCCGGCAAGGCGGCTCCGAGCTATCACAACGCCAAGCTCATCATCAAACTTGCCAACGACGTCGCCCGCGTCATCAACAATGATCCCTCCGTGCGCGGCCTGCTGAAGGTCGTGTTCGTGCCGAACTACAATGTTTCTCTGGCCGAAGTCATGGTGCCCGCTGCCGACCTCTCCGAACAGATTTCCACCGCCGGCATGGAAGCGTCTGGAACCGGGAACATGAAGTTCGCGTTGAACGGTGCATTGACCATCGGAACACTCGATGGCGCCAATGTCGAAATGCGCGACCATGTCGGGGAGGAGAACATAGTGATTTTCGGAATGACCGCGGACGAGGTCGGACGTGTCAGGGCCGAGGGACACAATCCCCGCGCTGCCATCGACGCGTCACGCGAATTGCAGCAGGCCCTTTCCTCGATCGCTTCGGGCGTGTTTTCACCCGATGACCGCGACCGCTATGCCGGCCTGATGCAGGGCATCTACCAGCACGACTGGTTCATGGTCGCCGCAGACTTCGACGCCTATGCCCAGGCCCAGCGTCAGGTTGACGAAATCTGGAACGGCAAATCCGGCTGGTATTCCAAGACTATCTGCAACACCGCACGCATGGGCTGGTTCTCGTCCGACCGCACCATTCGCCAGTACAATGCGGATATCTGGAGAGCCTGA